A section of the Styela clava chromosome 9, kaStyClav1.hap1.2, whole genome shotgun sequence genome encodes:
- the LOC144427364 gene encoding microfibril-associated glycoprotein 4-like yields the protein MRTGKTNSFFLVALIFLQYFACESQASISLGTCQLSCDENENHLPSRVRGSPGPPGKRGPVGNRGLVGPKGSPSSCCEDLVERNEQLERQVQELNERTFSRDCAVVKSHVISSGTYVIHPFNESKQGVQVYCDQETDGGGWIVIQRRLDGTEDFYRDWNDYVTGFGYKEREFWLGLETMHSISTNGAHEIRFDFTTMDNEKLFAKYRQFQIAGAEDSYRITITGYSGNAGDSMAFHNNNQFSTMDQKNDLDQGKNCAEAYKGGWWYNRCHHANLNGLYADTSTKGLSWLKWKDSYTPFAKFVEMKIRKRRD from the exons ATGAGGACGGGCAAaactaattcatttttcttGGTGGCATTAATTTTTCTCCAATACTTTGCTTGTGAGTCTCAAGCAAGTATTAGTCTCGGAACCTGTCAGCTTTCATGTGATGAGAACGAAAACCATCTCCCTTCTCGCGTAAGAGGTTCACCTGGACCACCGGGAAAGCGCGGTCCAGTAGGAAATCGCGGATTAGTTGGACCGAAAGGGTCACCAAGTAGTTGCTGTGAAGATCTAGTTGAACGAAACGAACAGCTTGAACGTCAAGTTCAGGAGTTAAATG AACGGACGTTTTCACGGGACTGTGCAGTCGTAAAAAGTCACGTGATATCAAGTGGAACTTACGTGATTCATCCGTTCAATGAGAGTAAACAAGGAGTCCAAGTGTATTGTGATCAAGAAACCGATGGAGGCGGTTGGATT GTAATACAAAGAAGACTTGACGGAACTGAAGATTTTTATCGTGACTGGAATGACTATGTCACAGGTTTCGGTTACAAAGAACGAGAATTCTGGCTAG GACTGGAGACGATGCATAGCATATCCACCAATGGTGCTCatgagattcgattcgatttcacCACAATGGACAACGAAAAATTATTCGCAAAATACCG acaatttcaaattgctGGAGCGGAAGACAGTTATCGAATAACTATTACCGGATATTCAGGAAATGCTG GCGATTCAATGGCGTTCCATAACAATAACCAATTTTCAACGATGGATCAGAAAAACGACCTCGACCAAGGAAAAAATTGCGCTGAAGCTTACAAAGGGGGGTGGTGGTACAACAGGTGTCATCACGCTAACTTGAATGGTTTATACGCAGACACATCGACCAAGGGTTTATCCTGGTTGAAGTggaaagattcatacactccaTTTGCCAAATTTGTAGAAATGAAGATCAGGAAACGCAGAGACTAA
- the LOC144427264 gene encoding ryncolin-1-like gives MTEDINGKERTFSRDCAVVKSHVISSGTYVIHPFNESKQGVQVYCDQETDGGGWIVIQRRLDGTEDFYRDWNDYVTGFGYKEREFWLGLETMHSISTNGAHEIRFDFTTMDNEKLFAKYRQFQIAGAEDSYRITITGYSGNAGDSMAFHNNNQFSTMDQKNDLDQGKNCAEAYKGGWWYNRCHHANLNGLYADTSTKGLSWLKWKDSYTPFAKFVEMKIRKRRD, from the exons ATGACTGAAGATATCAATGGAAAGG AACGGACGTTTTCACGGGACTGTGCAGTCGTAAAAAGTCACGTGATATCAAGTGGAACTTACGTGATTCATCCGTTCAATGAGAGTAAACAAGGAGTCCAAGTGTATTGTGATCAAGAAACCGATGGAGGCGGTTGGATT GTAATACAAAGAAGACTTGACGGAACTGAAGATTTTTATCGTGACTGGAATGACTATGTCACAGGTTTCGGTTACAAAGAACGAGAATTCTGGCTAG GACTGGAGACGATGCATAGCATATCCACCAATGGTGCTCatgagattcgattcgatttcacCACAATGGACAACGAAAAATTATTCGCAAAATACCG acaatttcaaattgctGGAGCGGAAGACAGTTATCGAATAACTATTACCGGATATTCAGGAAATGCTG GCGATTCAATGGCGTTCCATAACAATAACCAATTTTCAACGATGGATCAGAAAAACGACCTCGACCAAGGAAAAAATTGCGCTGAAGCTTACAAAGGGGGGTGGTGGTACAACAGGTGTCATCACGCTAACTTGAATGGTTTATACGCAGACACATCGACCAAGGGTTTATCCTGGTTGAAGTggaaagattcatacactccaTTTGCCAAATTTGTAGAAATGAAGATCAGGAAACGCAGAGACTAA
- the LOC120338952 gene encoding uncharacterized protein LOC120338952 — protein sequence MNILDFSECSILKPKVDENTKRLVGNELYHALSTIGFTYLQNTGIPSELLAKVFERSKQFFDLKPEVKQQFSDVKNFKGYVPLYTEGTNVKRSKDIKEAYNFNMINDENKHKLCPMNDVPEFYDSLKQFSEITKKLAVRILEVLSEGMKIKDKSYLIRCHSRMSGKNNFTTLRSLYYPPILNDSTVKPNQIRLGEHTDFGSFTLLFQDQMGGLEVKNQEGKFIEAKPISGTVIVNIGDILQLWSSRRLKSTEHRIMIPSDESKRRTHRQSIVYFVHPDFETKLRPIEYESESASADRPKFVDDENIVTAHEYVTNQLESRWD from the exons ATGAATATTCTGGATTTTTCTGAATGTTCAATTCTGAAACCAAAGGTGGATGAAAACACGAAACGATTAGTTGGAAATGAATTATATCATGCTTTGTCTACAATCGGATTTACTTATCTCCAGAACACAGGTATACCAAG CGAATTACTTGCCAAAGTTTTCGAAAGATCGAAgcaattttttgatttaaaaccCGAAGTTAAACAACAGTTTTCCGACGTGAAGAATTTCAAGGGATATGTTCCTTTGTATACAGAGGG AACTAATGTGAAAAGATCAAAAGACATTAAAGAAGCCTATAATTTCAACATGATTAACGAtgaaaataaacacaaattgtGTCCAATGAATGATGTGCCAGAATTTTATGATTCACTGAAACAGTTTTCCGAGATTACCAAAAAACTGGCAGTTCGAATATTAGAAGTTTTAAGCGAAGGAATGAAAATTAAG gaTAAATCATATTTGATCCGATGTCATTCTCGAATGAGCGGCAAAAACAACTTTACAACGTTAAGATCTCTGTATTATCCACCAATTCTAAACGATTCAACAGTAAAACCGAATCAAATTCGCCTTGGTGAACATACCGATTTCGGCTCATTTACATTGTTGTTTCAGGATCAGATGGGAGGATTAGAG gtCAAAAATCAGGAAGGGAAATTTATTGAAGCGAAACCTATTTCTGGAACCGTCATTGTAAACATTGGTGATATATTGCAGTTATGGTCAAGTAGAAGATTAAAGTCAACG GAACATCGTATCATGATTCCAAGTGATGAATCCAAACGGAGAACCCATCGTCAGTCCATCGTATACTTTGTTCATCCGGACTTCGAAACCAAACTCAGACCAATCGAGTACGAATCAGAGTCGGCATCTGCTGATCGACCTAAGTTTGTTGATGACGAAAATATCGTTACAGCGCATGAATATGTAACTAATCAACTCGAATCGCGTTGGGATTAG
- the LOC120338957 gene encoding fibrinogen-like protein A, with product MMWTGNTKSIFLATLIILQYLACKSQASISLGTCQLSCDENENQLPSRVRGPPGPPGKRGPVGNRGLVGPKGSPSSCCEDLVERNEQLERQVQELNERMFPRDCAAVKNHVISSGTYVIHPFNESKQGVQVYCDQETDEGGWIVIQRRLDGNEDFYRDWNDYVSGFGYKEQEFWLGLETMHRISTNGPHEIRFDFITRDNEKLFAKYGQFQIAGAEDNYRITITGYSGNAGDSMAHHNNSQFSTKDRENDKHESAVCAVSYKGGWWYNSCHHANLNGLYADTTSTKGLSWYRWKNSHTPFAKFVEMKIRKLRD from the exons ATGATGTGGACGGGCAATACTAAGTCAATTTTCTTGGCGAcattaattattttacaatACCTCGCTTGTAAGTCTCAAGCAAGTATTAGTCTCGGAACTTGTCAGCTTTCATGTGATGAGAACGAAAACCAACTCCCTTCTCGCGTAAGAGGTCCGCCTGGCCCGCCGGGAAAGCGTGGTCCAGTAGGAAATCGCGGATTAGTTGGACCGAAAGGGTCACCAAGTAGTTGCTGCGAAGATCTAGTTGAACGAAACGAACAGCTTGAACGTCAAGTTCAGGAGTTAAATG AACGGATGTTTCCACGGGACTGTGCAGCCGTAAAGAATCACGTGATATCAAGTGGAACTTACGTGATTCATCCGTTCAatgaaagtaaacaaggagtcCAAGTGTATTGTGATCAAGAAACCGATGAAGGCGGTTGGATT GTAATACAAAGACGACTTGACGGAAATGAAGATTTTTACCGTGACTGGAATGACTATGTCTCAGGTTTCGGTTACAAGGAACAAGAATTCTGGCTAG GACTGGAGACGATGCATAGAATATCCACCAATGGTCCTCATGAGATTCGTTTCGACTTTATCACAAGAGATAACGAAAAATTGTTCGCAAAATACGG acaatttcaaattgctGGAGCAGAAGACAATTATCGAATAACGATTACCGGATATTCAGGAAATGCAG GCGATTCAATGGCGCACCATAACAATAGCCAGTTTTCGACGAAGGATCGAGAAAATGATAAACACGAATCAGCAGTTTGTGCTGTCTCGTACAAAGGGGGTTGGTGGTATAACAGTTGCCATCACGCTAACTTGAATGGTTTATACGCAGATACGACATCGACCAAGGGTTTATCCTGGTATAGGTGGAAAAATTCACACACTCCCTTTgcgaaatttgttgaaatgaagATCAGGAAACTCAGAGACTAA
- the LOC144427318 gene encoding ryncolin-1-like → MIEPAGPPSTCCEDLVERYEQLERQVQELDEWMFPRDCAAVKNHVISSGTYAIHPFNESIQGVQVYCDQETDDGGWIIIQRRLDGSEDFYRDWNDYVTGFDHIEREFWLGLETMHRISTNGPHEIRFDFVTRDNDKLIAKYGQFQIAGAENNYRITVTGYSGNAGDSMAHHNNNQFSTRDQENDQDPGKNCAESYIGGWWYNYCHHANLNGLYTGTSAKGLSWYKWKNTYTPFAKFVETKIRKSAVPDF, encoded by the exons ATGATAGAACCAGCAGGGCCACCAAGTACTTGCTGCGAAGATTTAGTTGAACGATACGAACAGCTTGAACGTCAAGTTCAAGAGTTGGATG AATGGATGTTTCCACGGGACTGTGCAGCGGTAAAGAATCACGTGATATCAAGTGGAACTTATGCGATTCATCCGTTCAATGAAAGTATACAAGGTGTCCAAGTGTATTGTGATCAAGAAACCGATGATGGCGGTTGGATT ATAATACAAAGAAGACTTGACGGATCCGAGGATTTTTATCGTGACTGGAATGACTATGTCACAGGTTTTGATCACATAGAACGAGAATTCTGGCTAG GACTGGAGACGATGCATAGAATATCCACCAATGGTCCTCATGAGATTCGATTCGACTTTGTAACAAGAGACAACgataaattaatcgcaaaataCGG acaatttcaaattgctGGAGCAGAAAACAATTATCGAATAACAGTTACCGGATATTCAGGAAATGCAGG CGATTCGATGGCTCACCATAACAATAACCAATTTTCGACGAGGGATCAAGAAAACGACCAGGACCCAGGAAAAAATTGCGCTGAATCGTACATAGGGGGTTGGTGGTACAACTATTGTCACCACGCTAACTTGAATGGTTTATACACAGGCACATCCGCCAAGGGTTTATCCTGGTATAAGTGGAAAAATACATACACTCCATTTGCCAAATTTGTGGAAACTAAGATCAGGAAATCAGCCGTGCCAGATTTTTAA
- the LOC120338955 gene encoding microfibril-associated glycoprotein 4-like, which yields MMWTGNTKSFFLVTLIILQYFACKSQASISLGICHLSCNEEVPCKEGPPGPPGERGPEGPRGMIGPAGPPSTCCEDLVERYEQLERQVQELDEWMFPRDCAAVENHVISSGNYAIHPFNESKQGVQVYCDQVTDGGGWIVIQRRLDGSEDFYRDWNDYVTGFGHIEREFWLGLETMHRISTNGPHEIRFDFITKDNKKLFAKYGHFQIAGAEDNYRIKITGYSGNAGDSMAHHNNNQFSTKDQENDQDPGKNCAESYIGGWWYNYCHHANLNGLYTGTSAEGLSWYKWKNTYTPFAKFVEIKIRKSAVPDF from the exons ATGATGTGGACGGGCAATACTAAGTCATTTTTCTTGGTGACATTAATTATTCTCCAATACTTTGCTTGTAAGTCTCAAGCAAGTATTAGTCTCGGAATTTGTCATCTTTCATGTAATGAGGAAGTACCTTGTAAGGAAGGGCCTCCTGGACCACCTGGAGAGCGCGGCCCAGAAGGACCTCGTGGAATGATAGGACCAGCAGGGCCACCAAGTACTTGCTGCGAAGATTTAGTTGAACGATACGAACAGCTTGAACGTCAAGTTCAAGAGTTGGATG AATGGATGTTTCCACGGGACTGTGCAGCGGTAGAGAATCACGTGATATCAAGTGGAAATTATGCGATTCATCCGTTCAATGAAAGTAAACAGGGAGTCCAAGTGTATTGTGATCAAGTAACCGATGGTGGCGGTTGGATT GTAATACAAAGAAGACTTGACGGATCGGAAGATTTTTATCGTGACTGGAATGACTATGTCACAGGTTTTGGTCACATAGAACGAGAATTCTGGCTAG GACTGGAGACGATGCATAGAATATCCACCAATGGTCCTCATGAGATTCGATTCGACTTTATAACGAAagacaacaaaaaattatttgcaaaatacGG ACATTTTCAAATTGCTGGAGCGGAAGACAATTATCGAATAAAAATTACCGGATATTCAGGAAACGCAG GCGATTCGATGGCGCACCATAACAATAACCAATTTTCGACAAAGGATCAAGAAAACGACCAGGACCCAGGGAAAAATTGCGCTGAATCGTACATAGGGGGTTGGTGGTACAACTATTGTCACCACGCTAACTTGAATGGTTTATACACAGGCACATCCGCCGAGGGTTTATCCTGGTATAAGTGGAAAAATACATACACTCCATTTGCCAAATTTGTGGAAATTAAGATCAGGAAATCAGCCGTCCCAGATTTTTAA
- the LOC120338954 gene encoding microfibril-associated glycoprotein 4-like, translating to MMWTGNTKSFFLVTLIILQYFACKSQASISLGICHLPCNEEVPCKEGPPGPPGERGPEGPRGMIGPAGPPSTCCEDLVERYEQLERQVQELDEWMFPRDCAAVKNHVISSGNYAIHPFNESKQGVQVYCDQVTDGGGWIVIQRRLDGSEDFYRDWNDYVTGFGHIEREFWLGLETMHRISTNGPHEIRFDFITKDNKKLFAKYGHFQIAGAGDNYRIKITGYSGNAGDSMAHHNNNQFSTKDQENDQDPGKNCAESYIGGWWYNYCHHANLNGLYTGTSAEGLSWYKWKNTYTPFAKFVEIKIRKSAVPDF from the exons ATGATGTGGACGGGCAATACTAAGTCATTTTTCTTGGTGACATTAATTATTCTCCAATACTTTGCTTGTAAGTCTCAAGCAAGTATTAGTCTCGGAATTTGTCATCTTCCATGTAATGAGGAAGTACCTTGTAAGGAAGGGCCTCCTGGACCACCTGGAGAGCGCGGCCCAGAAGGACCTCGTGGAATGATAGGACCAGCAGGGCCACCAAGTACTTGCTGCGAAGATTTAGTTGAACGATACGAACAGCTTGAACGTCAAGTTCAAGAGTTGGATG AATGGATGTTTCCACGGGACTGTGCAGCGGTAAAGAATCACGTGATATCAAGTGGAAATTATGCGATTCATCCGTTCAATGAAAGTAAACAGGGAGTCCAAGTGTATTGTGATCAAGTAACCGATGGTGGCGGTTGGATT GTAATACAAAGAAGACTTGACGGATCGGAAGATTTTTATCGTGACTGGAATGACTATGTCACCGGTTTTGGTCACATAGAACGAGAATTCTGGCTAG GACTAGAGACGATGCATAGAATATCCACCAATGGTCCTCATGAGATTCGATTCGACTTTATAACAAAagacaacaaaaaattatttgcaaaatacGG CCATTTTCAAATTGCTGGAGCGGGAGACAATTATCGAATAAAAATTACCGGATATTCAGGAAACGCAG GCGATTCGATGGCGCACCATAACAATAACCAATTTTCGACAAAGGATCAAGAAAACGACCAGGACCCAGGGAAAAATTGCGCTGAATCGTACATAGGGGGTTGGTGGTACAACTATTGTCACCACGCTAACTTGAATGGTTTATACACAGGCACATCCGCCGAGGGTTTATCCTGGTATAAGTGGAAAAATACATACACTCCATTTGCCAAATTTGTGGAAATTAAGATCAGGAAATCAGCCGTCCCAGATTTTTAA